One Sulfolobus sp. S-194 DNA segment encodes these proteins:
- a CDS encoding glycine cleavage system protein H, with the protein MQVEGFEFPDELYYYPEEHVWVKIEGDIVTVGVTSLGQYMAGKIFQVTTKNKGEKVTSKSVIFTLESAKWIGKFRLPIEGEIVDINEEVIKNPTLINEKPYEAWIVKIKGNIRREKLLPASEAVKIFENDVKRVIR; encoded by the coding sequence ATGCAAGTAGAAGGTTTTGAATTTCCAGATGAGCTTTATTACTACCCAGAAGAACATGTATGGGTAAAAATTGAAGGGGATATAGTCACTGTAGGTGTAACATCTCTTGGCCAATATATGGCTGGCAAAATATTTCAGGTTACAACTAAAAATAAAGGGGAAAAAGTAACTTCTAAAAGTGTAATTTTCACATTAGAATCTGCCAAGTGGATTGGAAAATTTAGATTACCCATAGAAGGAGAAATAGTTGATATTAATGAGGAAGTTATAAAGAACCCAACTCTAATTAATGAAAAACCATATGAGGCATGGATAGTTAAAATAAAAGGAAACATAAGGAGGGAAAAACTACTCCCAGCATCTGAGGCTGTTAAAATATTTGAAAATGACGTTAAAAGAGTAATTAGATAA
- a CDS encoding glycine cleavage system protein H yields the protein MANVSNCEIPENLLYFIEGKNTVWAKQEAPDIIVVGITDIAQTMAGKVVKVRLKKKGTKVERGKPVATMESGKWAGPVPAPASGEIIDVNPDVEKNPVLVNQDPYGKGWLVKMKVNNPEELKQLVTGSAAVSKLTELINSEKLQCKRL from the coding sequence ATGGCAAATGTCTCAAATTGTGAAATCCCAGAAAATTTATTATATTTCATAGAAGGTAAGAATACTGTATGGGCAAAACAAGAAGCCCCAGATATTATAGTTGTAGGAATAACCGATATTGCACAAACAATGGCTGGTAAGGTAGTTAAGGTTAGATTAAAGAAAAAGGGAACTAAAGTTGAAAGGGGTAAACCAGTAGCTACAATGGAGAGCGGAAAATGGGCTGGACCAGTCCCAGCACCAGCAAGTGGAGAAATTATTGATGTAAACCCAGATGTAGAGAAAAACCCAGTTTTAGTTAATCAAGATCCATATGGAAAAGGATGGTTAGTAAAGATGAAAGTTAACAATCCAGAAGAGCTCAAGCAATTAGTTACTGGAAGTGCAGCAGTATCTAAATTAACTGAACTAATTAATAGTGAGAAATTACAGTGCAAGAGGCTATAA
- a CDS encoding lipoate--protein ligase family protein, with the protein MSWRFVSLPPQDGYHMVTSFVAVADYVSRGGKNTLLVFYSDKPFVNVGVHQEVWLEVNLEFTKKMGIPVVRRDLGGGTVVITPGEHDYFIVVKADETPSSPKALYEKYLTPVVNVLKSYGINAQLRDQDIVVNGKKISGNGAMTYNKAVVITGNILLSLDVDLISKCIRVPTEKFRDKMAKEMSDWLTSLEKELGYIPPREEINKKLKEEFEKSLGVNFEEANLTPEEIELWDKLAKEKMNEEWIYYKDNRHPELHTERCVKINSAVALCHLDYKARKLVRITIKIVNKKFDEVSISGDFFIMSPKDFLEDLEDSLKGASAADFEKVIRKVFEEKKPVIFGFTADDLVNAFKEILNKPEVQEVI; encoded by the coding sequence ATGAGTTGGAGATTTGTCTCTCTCCCTCCTCAAGATGGCTATCACATGGTAACATCTTTTGTGGCTGTAGCTGATTATGTCTCAAGAGGAGGGAAAAACACACTTCTAGTTTTTTACTCCGATAAACCTTTTGTTAATGTTGGAGTTCATCAAGAAGTATGGCTAGAAGTAAACCTTGAATTTACTAAGAAAATGGGTATTCCAGTAGTTAGAAGAGATCTTGGTGGTGGAACAGTAGTTATTACACCTGGAGAACATGATTACTTTATTGTTGTTAAAGCTGATGAAACACCTTCTAGTCCTAAAGCACTTTATGAAAAATACCTTACCCCAGTTGTAAATGTGTTAAAATCTTACGGTATTAACGCACAGCTTAGAGATCAAGATATAGTAGTAAATGGAAAGAAAATAAGTGGAAATGGTGCAATGACCTATAATAAGGCAGTTGTTATTACTGGTAATATTTTACTTAGCCTTGATGTGGATTTAATAAGTAAATGTATAAGGGTTCCAACAGAAAAGTTTAGGGATAAAATGGCTAAAGAAATGAGTGACTGGTTAACAAGCCTAGAAAAAGAATTAGGATATATTCCACCTAGAGAAGAAATTAATAAAAAGCTAAAAGAAGAATTTGAAAAATCTTTAGGAGTTAATTTTGAAGAGGCTAATTTAACACCAGAGGAAATAGAACTTTGGGACAAATTAGCTAAAGAGAAAATGAATGAAGAGTGGATTTATTACAAAGATAATAGACATCCAGAATTACATACAGAAAGATGTGTTAAAATTAATAGTGCAGTCGCTTTATGTCACCTAGATTATAAAGCAAGAAAACTAGTTAGGATTACAATAAAGATAGTAAATAAGAAATTTGATGAAGTTTCTATTTCGGGTGACTTCTTTATAATGTCTCCAAAAGACTTTTTAGAGGATTTAGAAGATTCGTTGAAAGGAGCTAGTGCCGCTGATTTTGAAAAAGTTATAAGAAAAGTGTTTGAAGAGAAGAAACCAGTAATATTTGGTTTTACCGCAGACGATCTAGTTAATGCATTTAAAGAAATCTTAAATAAACCAGAAGTTCAAGAAGTTATATAG
- a CDS encoding CBS domain-containing protein, whose product MLVKDIMTKDVIYVTKGTSIFKALEIMVNNNIRRLLVEKDGIITIRDIIYNWRKIDGTVEDIMNRDIVFITPTSDIKEACRIMTSEGIGSLVVGDGVRIVGIVTERDLIRHCKVKSEVKVGDVMNVDPLVATKETKLSDIADFMKSYWQRHAVIVDEKRPIGIISAKDIGRALLAKRDLTSVKAEGYMTLNVYKVTPDSSLETARLLMAEKNIGFLPVVDALSLLGSVGEREILAVLSI is encoded by the coding sequence ATGTTGGTCAAGGATATTATGACAAAAGATGTGATTTATGTAACTAAAGGTACTTCTATTTTTAAAGCTCTGGAAATTATGGTTAATAACAACATAAGAAGACTTCTAGTTGAGAAAGATGGAATTATAACTATACGTGATATTATTTACAACTGGAGAAAAATTGATGGGACTGTAGAAGATATAATGAATAGGGATATTGTTTTCATAACACCTACTTCAGACATAAAAGAGGCATGTAGAATTATGACAAGTGAAGGAATAGGCTCATTAGTTGTGGGTGATGGAGTTAGAATTGTTGGAATTGTTACTGAAAGGGACTTAATTAGACACTGTAAAGTTAAGAGTGAAGTGAAAGTAGGGGACGTAATGAATGTTGATCCTCTAGTTGCAACTAAAGAAACAAAACTATCAGACATTGCTGATTTTATGAAATCTTACTGGCAAAGGCATGCAGTAATAGTAGATGAAAAAAGACCTATAGGGATAATATCTGCAAAAGATATAGGAAGAGCCTTATTAGCAAAAAGGGACTTAACAAGCGTTAAAGCTGAAGGATATATGACACTAAATGTCTACAAAGTTACTCCAGATTCATCTCTAGAGACTGCTAGATTACTCATGGCTGAGAAAAACATAGGGTTCCTTCCTGTTGTAGATGCTTTATCGTTATTAGGAAGTGTAGGTGAAAGAGAAATATTAGCTGTCTTATCTATATAA
- a CDS encoding OsmC family protein, producing MITFTAEGTLEGDKVRVSVKDTEFIIGLLGSDYPTPEEVLLASALSCLMLTVYYVANEKGLRIEKMNGYIEGNLDPKGFQGDPNIPPGFLDISYEIEVKTDNKELLEKVLEESERRCPLKDTLTRSIKVNVKWKVI from the coding sequence ATGATAACCTTTACAGCTGAAGGAACTTTAGAGGGGGATAAAGTAAGAGTAAGCGTAAAAGATACTGAATTTATTATAGGCTTACTCGGTTCCGATTATCCAACACCAGAAGAAGTTTTACTTGCTTCAGCCTTATCTTGTCTCATGCTAACAGTTTACTATGTTGCTAATGAAAAAGGGCTAAGAATTGAGAAGATGAACGGATATATTGAAGGAAATCTAGATCCTAAAGGCTTTCAAGGTGATCCTAATATTCCTCCAGGTTTTCTTGATATATCTTATGAAATTGAGGTAAAAACTGATAATAAAGAATTATTGGAAAAAGTTTTAGAAGAATCTGAGAGAAGATGCCCTCTTAAAGACACACTTACAAGAAGTATTAAAGTTAATGTAAAATGGAAGGTAATTTAA
- a CDS encoding divalent metal cation transporter: MWRKRITTSEKTINFLKVFGPAWLVMMADMDASSIIGAAQTGAVYNYGFIWILLLLVIPLYIIQETSGRIGVATGKGLGEVIRENYSKRVAAIMALPMAITDAFTYAIEYMGIAIGFEVLGIPLIISIPAIFIVHILIVTKQKYVEAERVLLGISLALIVGLTATLFLRGVKDYSPIYFKPSPLFFFLIAANVGAVIMPFMLYFQASATAIKLKEIDAIEYKSQVIRHMRRETLLGAIATEILMVIVEMTFAGIKNASDPSVFASASQLATVMTPIAGDFSPIVFSIGLISAGFLALVVISLGSAWGVVEALGIPKRSAWKIYVIESIPAVIVTLLLPPSMLINTILDLLVFFVYALIGPIIILGIISRNKKIMGKYYSSGIRLIAYWISAIIILSIAIIATF, translated from the coding sequence ATGTGGCGTAAAAGAATTACGACAAGCGAAAAAACAATTAATTTCCTAAAAGTCTTTGGTCCTGCATGGCTTGTCATGATGGCTGACATGGATGCCAGTAGCATTATAGGTGCAGCACAGACTGGTGCCGTATATAATTACGGATTTATCTGGATCCTTCTACTTTTAGTAATTCCACTTTATATTATTCAAGAGACCTCTGGTAGAATTGGAGTTGCCACAGGTAAAGGTTTGGGAGAAGTAATTAGAGAAAATTACAGTAAAAGAGTTGCAGCAATAATGGCATTACCTATGGCAATAACAGACGCATTTACATACGCTATAGAATACATGGGAATAGCCATAGGATTTGAGGTTCTAGGAATTCCATTAATTATAAGTATTCCGGCTATTTTTATTGTCCACATTCTAATAGTTACGAAACAGAAATACGTAGAAGCAGAAAGAGTTCTTTTAGGCATATCACTAGCCCTAATAGTCGGGCTTACAGCTACCCTATTTTTACGAGGAGTAAAAGATTATTCACCTATTTATTTTAAACCCTCTCCTCTATTCTTTTTTCTCATTGCAGCTAATGTAGGGGCAGTAATAATGCCATTCATGTTATATTTCCAGGCTTCAGCTACAGCGATTAAACTAAAGGAGATTGATGCAATAGAATATAAATCACAAGTTATTAGACACATGAGGAGAGAGACATTACTTGGAGCAATAGCAACTGAAATTTTAATGGTGATTGTAGAGATGACATTTGCTGGAATAAAAAACGCTTCTGACCCATCAGTTTTTGCCAGTGCTTCCCAATTGGCAACTGTAATGACTCCAATAGCCGGTGATTTTTCTCCAATAGTTTTCTCCATAGGACTAATAAGTGCTGGATTCCTTGCATTAGTTGTAATTTCTTTAGGTAGTGCTTGGGGAGTTGTTGAAGCACTTGGGATCCCAAAAAGGAGTGCTTGGAAAATATATGTTATTGAAAGTATACCAGCAGTTATAGTTACTTTACTATTACCTCCATCCATGCTAATAAATACAATACTTGATCTCTTAGTATTCTTCGTTTATGCCTTAATAGGACCAATAATAATCCTTGGAATAATCTCAAGAAATAAAAAGATCATGGGCAAATATTATTCTAGTGGAATAAGGTTAATTGCTTACTGGATATCTGCAATAATTATACTTTCAATTGCAATTATTGCAACTTTTTAA
- a CDS encoding Zn-dependent exopeptidase M28: MLSLEFFQLGEIIHGSDKEKFIMRKLKERFSGSLYAVKTKEWVIENFEFYVNGKKVKGALLPYTSGYVKGKVSEEIKYYEMPPHPFMVKDLYDKAVAEGYKGVVFFDQGKLRRISVGSKIPAVFSELPLKDGDEVEIYSKSYLRDSESYNLEVEVIPGEDYIVIGAHIDHWLSGYHDNLFSLDIIEGLRVELKHHGLKFVFFSSEEGPRCCNGSFQHKKDGTFIMISLDALFPNRVVFSSTPDLFQFSHFFNVKRVEMPTPFSDHFSYVLEGYPAMVLYNDDLIPWYHSDKDIPLNEDKIYLKEMIQGLRKMLEKMDNITKEELDKIFFDCAKQQGFEIKERKGSIIPLGLTSTFKKLQ; the protein is encoded by the coding sequence ATGCTTTCTTTAGAGTTTTTTCAACTTGGAGAGATTATCCATGGTAGTGATAAAGAGAAATTTATTATGAGAAAGTTAAAAGAAAGGTTTAGTGGTTCTTTATATGCTGTAAAGACCAAAGAATGGGTAATTGAAAACTTCGAGTTTTATGTAAATGGTAAAAAAGTAAAGGGAGCTCTTCTTCCCTATACTTCTGGCTACGTTAAGGGAAAAGTGAGTGAGGAGATTAAGTATTATGAAATGCCTCCACATCCTTTTATGGTTAAAGACCTTTACGATAAGGCAGTTGCAGAAGGTTATAAAGGTGTTGTATTTTTCGATCAAGGTAAACTGAGAAGAATAAGTGTTGGTTCAAAGATTCCTGCTGTGTTTTCTGAATTACCTTTAAAGGACGGCGATGAAGTTGAGATTTATTCTAAATCTTATTTGAGAGACAGTGAAAGTTATAATTTAGAGGTCGAGGTTATCCCTGGAGAAGATTATATAGTAATTGGCGCTCATATAGATCACTGGTTAAGCGGCTATCATGATAATCTCTTTTCCTTGGATATAATAGAGGGGTTAAGAGTTGAATTAAAGCACCATGGTCTCAAGTTCGTTTTCTTTTCCTCTGAGGAAGGCCCAAGATGTTGCAACGGGTCTTTTCAACATAAAAAAGACGGTACTTTTATTATGATTTCCTTAGATGCTCTTTTCCCTAATAGGGTCGTTTTCTCATCTACTCCAGATTTATTTCAGTTTTCTCATTTCTTTAATGTAAAAAGAGTAGAAATGCCAACGCCTTTCTCAGATCATTTCTCTTATGTTTTAGAAGGTTATCCTGCAATGGTACTTTATAATGATGATTTAATCCCCTGGTATCATTCAGATAAGGATATTCCATTAAACGAAGATAAGATATACCTAAAAGAGATGATACAAGGACTAAGAAAAATGTTAGAGAAAATGGACAACATTACCAAGGAAGAATTAGATAAAATATTTTTTGATTGTGCTAAGCAACAAGGATTTGAAATAAAGGAAAGGAAAGGAAGTATAATACCCTTAGGTTTAACATCTACATTTAAAAAGTTGCAATAA
- a CDS encoding YeeE/YedE thiosulfate transporter family protein, protein MITYVAPLWVGIVVGFIIGAAAEAWGIGNPETLIRLAKWEDRLFVDCILLGVAVSTPVMFGLYALGVGFHWSPKPLYVIGVGLGGILFGIGLAIAGYFPGSTWMALGEGRRDAIYAILGGLVGAAAWTALFQTPAGQWLVNTLNFGSVIIGASHPTGKEYLIPWGNLTPVDLFLVSLVYSAIFFTVAYYLPRYKGGTHSCLRGTLKGQMNDVEKAKRLDTAMYLTYGGLPYNEKSIAKKLNEYWAVESNVTRYYMVSVGAIVGLTVVAEMFMHQIFGESTTYSWMAGALFLPNFKYSQIVFKGIGWEPFSDIGTLLGSFFAAIFLTRRFTAFRKNIPPSWEKRFGNNEAIRALGSFGGTALMMFGARMAGGCASGHILSGALQMSISGLEFGVMVMVAMIITAKVVYRGE, encoded by the coding sequence ATGATAACATACGTAGCTCCATTATGGGTTGGAATAGTTGTAGGATTTATTATTGGTGCAGCAGCAGAAGCTTGGGGAATCGGAAATCCCGAGACTTTAATAAGGTTAGCAAAATGGGAAGATAGGCTATTCGTAGACTGTATATTGTTAGGTGTCGCAGTATCTACTCCAGTAATGTTTGGATTATATGCTCTTGGAGTAGGATTTCACTGGTCTCCAAAGCCTCTATACGTTATTGGGGTAGGTTTAGGAGGTATTCTATTTGGTATCGGATTGGCAATAGCTGGCTATTTCCCAGGTTCAACATGGATGGCTTTAGGTGAAGGTAGAAGGGATGCTATTTATGCGATATTAGGTGGACTAGTAGGTGCCGCAGCATGGACAGCATTGTTTCAAACTCCTGCAGGACAATGGTTAGTTAACACTTTGAATTTTGGCAGTGTAATAATTGGAGCATCTCATCCAACTGGAAAAGAATATCTAATACCATGGGGCAATCTAACGCCAGTAGACTTATTCCTAGTATCTTTAGTGTATTCAGCAATATTCTTTACCGTTGCCTATTATTTACCTAGATACAAGGGTGGAACACATAGTTGTTTAAGAGGTACATTAAAAGGACAAATGAATGATGTTGAAAAAGCTAAGAGACTAGATACTGCAATGTATTTAACATATGGAGGTTTACCATATAATGAGAAAAGCATTGCAAAGAAATTAAACGAGTATTGGGCAGTTGAATCTAATGTTACAAGATATTACATGGTATCTGTGGGTGCAATAGTAGGTTTAACTGTTGTTGCTGAGATGTTTATGCACCAAATATTTGGTGAATCAACAACATATTCGTGGATGGCTGGTGCATTATTCCTTCCAAACTTTAAATATAGTCAAATAGTATTCAAGGGTATTGGTTGGGAGCCATTTAGCGATATAGGAACACTTTTAGGATCCTTCTTTGCTGCAATATTCTTAACTAGAAGGTTTACAGCATTCAGAAAAAATATACCACCAAGTTGGGAGAAAAGGTTTGGTAATAATGAAGCTATTAGAGCTTTAGGTTCATTCGGTGGAACTGCATTAATGATGTTTGGTGCTAGAATGGCTGGTGGATGTGCATCTGGCCATATCTTAAGTGGTGCATTACAAATGTCAATAAGCGGTCTAGAGTTTGGTGTGATGGTAATGGTTGCTATGATAATTACTGCAAAAGTTGTATATAGGGGTGAATAA
- a CDS encoding PhoH family protein — translation MIKPLTSSQEEVLKALNDDKYQIVGIFGPTGTGKTLLTLSYGIDAIKQGKFKKYIIVKPIVDIVTKREITAMELPSYHEVILSYIKDVLGPEYSATVDELHKNGRIEILDSRLLRGRTFDDSIIFIDEVQELQPESIIELIIRIGRNSKLVVAGDPVFQSLQMKTIKDPSELVREVLLNEEDTKVIDLGVKDIIRAGAKRGLRLLIEYRLRSRVLSEEESKVLNATKAHAPDADIITVVDLSEEKKKLGLDNLTTIPDSIIVVKEGNIGRLVGKGGERINSTEKEIGKKLRALELSLDFKEYIRAVHPLPWIVKHIDDADFKGNELVVQIKKETGAFMGQKGSYVRFVDEAIRKLLGVGIRVIAKENENS, via the coding sequence ATGATTAAGCCTCTTACTTCTTCTCAGGAAGAGGTTTTGAAAGCTCTTAATGATGATAAGTATCAGATTGTAGGGATATTTGGGCCCACCGGTACTGGAAAGACTCTATTAACATTATCATATGGTATAGATGCTATTAAGCAAGGAAAATTTAAGAAATACATTATAGTAAAGCCGATAGTAGATATTGTTACTAAGAGAGAAATTACTGCAATGGAATTACCTAGTTATCACGAAGTTATACTAAGTTATATAAAAGATGTTCTTGGACCTGAGTATTCTGCTACTGTAGACGAATTACATAAAAACGGGAGGATTGAAATTCTTGATTCAAGATTACTTAGAGGAAGAACATTTGACGACTCAATTATTTTCATTGACGAAGTCCAAGAACTTCAACCAGAAAGCATAATTGAGCTAATAATTAGAATTGGGAGGAATAGCAAGTTAGTAGTTGCTGGAGATCCCGTATTCCAGTCGCTTCAGATGAAAACAATTAAAGATCCTTCAGAGTTAGTTAGAGAAGTTTTATTAAATGAAGAGGATACTAAAGTGATAGATCTTGGAGTTAAAGATATTATAAGAGCTGGCGCAAAGAGAGGTTTAAGGCTTCTAATTGAGTATAGGCTAAGGAGTAGGGTATTATCAGAGGAAGAGAGTAAGGTACTGAATGCTACTAAAGCCCATGCTCCAGACGCAGATATAATAACTGTTGTAGATTTGTCTGAAGAAAAGAAGAAACTAGGACTGGATAATTTGACTACAATACCTGATAGTATAATAGTAGTAAAGGAAGGAAATATCGGTAGATTAGTAGGAAAAGGTGGTGAAAGAATTAATTCAACCGAAAAGGAAATTGGAAAAAAACTTAGGGCTTTAGAATTATCTCTTGATTTCAAGGAATATATAAGAGCAGTTCATCCTCTTCCTTGGATCGTTAAGCACATAGATGATGCTGATTTTAAAGGAAACGAATTAGTAGTACAGATCAAGAAGGAGACTGGGGCCTTTATGGGACAAAAGGGTTCTTATGTGAGATTTGTTGATGAAGCCATTAGAAAACTTTTAGGTGTAGGTATAAGAGTTATAGCGAAGGAGAATGAAAATAGTTAG
- a CDS encoding exodeoxyribonuclease III — protein sequence MKIVSWNVNGLKAITRKGALEAVLNYDAILFQEIRSSDLPLDLLMSGFNIASFPAKKKGYSGVMTLTREKPKSVIKGLNVKEFDEEGRTVTVELEKFYLINAYFPRAGDGLSRLDFKIYFDSKIEEFMDQLRKTKPIIICGDFNAVVERRDSSFWDENEPGLSPKEREWMNHILKKGYIDAYRFINPTKIEYSWRSYRFKWKAMRIDYCLVSEELKDKIRDCKILNISGSDHYPILLEIEV from the coding sequence ATGAAAATAGTTAGTTGGAATGTTAATGGGCTTAAAGCTATAACTAGAAAAGGAGCTTTAGAAGCTGTATTAAACTACGATGCTATTTTATTTCAAGAGATTCGTAGTAGCGATTTACCCTTAGATTTGTTAATGAGCGGATTTAACATTGCTTCCTTTCCAGCTAAGAAGAAAGGATATAGTGGTGTTATGACGTTAACGAGAGAAAAACCTAAAAGTGTGATAAAAGGCTTGAACGTTAAGGAATTTGATGAAGAAGGAAGAACTGTTACAGTTGAGTTGGAAAAATTTTATTTAATCAATGCGTATTTTCCTAGAGCAGGGGATGGGCTTAGTAGATTAGATTTTAAAATATATTTTGATAGTAAAATTGAAGAATTTATGGACCAACTAAGAAAAACAAAACCAATTATTATTTGTGGTGATTTTAACGCTGTAGTTGAAAGAAGGGATTCTTCTTTTTGGGATGAAAATGAGCCAGGTCTTTCACCTAAAGAGAGAGAATGGATGAACCACATTTTGAAAAAAGGATATATTGATGCTTATAGGTTTATTAACCCTACAAAAATTGAATATAGTTGGAGAAGCTATAGATTTAAATGGAAAGCTATGAGAATAGATTATTGTTTAGTTTCTGAAGAATTAAAGGACAAAATTAGGGATTGCAAAATATTAAATATATCTGGTTCTGATCACTATCCTATTCTTCTTGAGATAGAAGTCTGA
- a CDS encoding stage II sporulation protein M, translating to MRPISKLILMFFVAEIIIFLISSAIPINSPSLVQQYNGIESSIRNEPYILIALSIFSNNVRVALLDFIPAIGILFLAYSIVNTGMILSAVMTANHIPGIIAAISLLTLPHSFVELPSYAIATASGTYILLRRNEWIRGVLTLIIVPIELFLAALIEASLFFVSNPYIMWVASAPVLAGLYFFYQYLQKVADKHISVSSSTLQPILTQQYYSLDSQYFNQYRDNWAKALLYESQGDLSNAMNFLWVSVINLIAALAIKMNMPYYTKEDLDIVIQTLSYQYPQLNLLYQQAFSYKIQNNYQNFKTLITQLAAILQNIYQTSISRRIG from the coding sequence ATGAGACCCATAAGTAAACTAATACTAATGTTCTTTGTGGCTGAGATAATTATATTCTTAATCTCTTCAGCAATACCAATAAACTCTCCATCATTAGTTCAGCAATATAATGGTATAGAGAGTTCTATACGAAACGAACCTTACATATTAATAGCATTAAGTATATTTTCAAACAATGTCAGAGTTGCATTGCTTGATTTCATTCCAGCTATTGGAATATTATTTTTAGCTTATTCAATAGTTAATACAGGGATGATTCTTAGTGCCGTGATGACTGCTAACCATATCCCTGGAATTATAGCTGCAATATCCTTACTAACACTTCCTCACTCTTTTGTGGAGTTACCATCTTATGCAATAGCAACTGCTTCTGGTACATATATTCTTTTAAGAAGAAATGAATGGATAAGAGGAGTTCTAACACTCATAATAGTCCCAATTGAACTTTTCCTTGCTGCACTAATAGAAGCAAGTTTATTCTTTGTATCTAATCCCTACATAATGTGGGTTGCTTCAGCACCAGTTCTAGCTGGACTATATTTCTTCTATCAATATCTTCAGAAAGTGGCTGATAAGCATATCTCAGTTAGTTCCTCGACTTTGCAACCTATATTAACACAACAATATTATTCTTTAGATTCTCAATATTTTAACCAGTATAGAGATAATTGGGCTAAAGCTTTATTGTACGAATCTCAAGGTGATTTAAGTAATGCTATGAACTTTCTATGGGTATCTGTAATTAACCTAATTGCTGCACTAGCAATAAAAATGAACATGCCTTATTATACTAAAGAAGATTTAGATATAGTTATCCAAACACTTTCCTATCAATATCCTCAACTTAATCTATTGTATCAACAAGCGTTTTCCTATAAAATACAAAATAATTACCAGAATTTTAAAACATTAATAACCCAATTAGCCGCTATTTTACAAAATATATATCAGACTTCTATCTCAAGAAGAATAGGATAG